The DNA segment GATGTACTCCAGGGCGGGCTCGAACTGCGGGAAGCTCTCCCAGGTCGCGCCGGTGTCGAGGATGGCCTGCATGGCCAGCAGGGTGTCCCAGATTGGGGATTCGCTGGCCTGGATGAAGATCATGTCGTCGCGCTCGTAGGACCAGTGGTTGTTCCAGGCGTTGATCCCGGCGGCCACGACGGGGTGCTCGGGGTGGTAGCCCTCGACGTGGAGCGCGAGCAGGGCGTAAATCCACGGCGGCTGGATACCACCCCAGGCCCCGTCGGCGTCCTGGTGCCTGATGATCCACTCCAGCGCGAGCTTGATGGATTTTTCCCGTCCGGGTTTCCAGGGGAGCTTTTGCCAGAGGTGGAGCGCCTTGTCGGCGGTGCGGAAAAAGGTCGGCCAGAAGCCCTCCAGCCGCCGGGGGAAGGAGAAGTCGAAGTTCTCGCGTCCGTGCGGGTAAAGCTCGTCCAGGCGGCGGTCTGGGGGGAGGGCAACGACGGGGCGGCGGGCCGATACGATGCTCATCGACATGAACGTGGCGCGTGCCCAGGAGGCGAACTGGTAGATGTTGAACGGGGCCCAGGTCGGGATGCGCCCGATTTCCGGCGGGATGATGGGCAGGGTGTCCCAGGGCCACTCGCCGATGGTGGCGAGCCAGAAGCGGGTGAACATGCGGGCCTTGGCCAGCCCGCCGTGGGCGAAGATCCACTCACGGGCGCGGCGGACGGGTTCCTCGTCGGGGCCGAGCCCCGCGCTGCGCAGGGCGGCGTAGCATTCGATAGTGGTGTTGATGTCACCCAGTTCGGCGTCGTGATAAATGTCCCACGAGCCGTCCTCGCGCTGCTTGTGGATGATGCCCTTGATGATCTTGTCGTACTTGGGGTCGTCGGTGCGCCCGAGGAAGTGCATGGCCAACACCCACTGGGCCTCCATGCAGCAGTTGGATTCGAGGATGTCGTTCCAGGAGCCGTCGGGCTTCTGGTTGCGGGCCAGCCAGTCGAGCGCGCCCTGGATGCTCTGGTCGAGCGTGAGAGTCTGGTAATGGCTGGCCGGGACGGGAAGCAGCTTGGGCGCGTCCCCGGCGATCAGCTTGGTCGGCCGGGCGGAGGCGCTGTCTGTGGGCTTGGGTGTCATCGTTGTTTCTGGCGGTTGTAGCTTTAAAGTTAAAAAAAGGTGGTCCGGGCTTGGCGATAAAAGGGAGCCGGGCCTAGCGGGCCTGGGCGTCTGCGGTGAGCGGTTCCGGCGGACGGGTGGGGAGACTGTCCCGGATGTCGGAGTAAAGGGCCTCCCATTCGGGGTCTTTCATCTTCATAAAGCCGAAGGTGCGCAACACAAAGGCTCCCTCCATCGCCATAAAGGCCAGGCGGGCCTGACGCCCCTCCGGCGTTGCAAGGTCGAGGTGCGAAAGGTGCTCGTGGTACCAGGCGCGGACAAACTCCATGTGGTCGGGGCTTTGCAGGAGCATGGCCATGAGTCCGGCGGCGCGGGCGTAGGAGTGCTTGTTGGTCTGGGCGGTAGCCTCGACGTAGCCGACGATGGCGGCGACCGGGTCGTCGGTCTGGCGGGTGCGCTCGTCGATCTCCGCCTGGAAATCGTGGCACCAGCGCTCGACCATGGCGTCTATCAGACCCTTTTTCGTCCCGAAGCAGTACTGCACGCCGCCCTTGGTGATGCCGACGGCCCGTGCCACCGCGTCGATGGTCAACTCGGCGGCCCCGCGCTCCAGCACGATGCGTTCGGCGGCGTCGAGTACCTGATTGCGGTCAATGTGTTGCGGGCGGCCCATCTTTTATTCCATACGTACGTATTTATATGGAGGGTGCGGTCAAGCGCTATTTTTTTCAAGGGCGGTGCGAGGGCTGGAATCGGGGACCGGTCGGAAGGGAGGGTGAGCATGTGGTCAGAAGGAAAGCTCGACGTGAGACCCGCGTCAGGTTTGTTTTCAATCATGGCGAATCACGAGGACGGTACAGCTTCGGAGAGCAACGGGGCTATTGAGGCGGAGCAGGCAGCGGAGCTGTCCTCCCCGCCGGACAATGTGATCTCGTCCTCGACCGAAGGAGGTTCTTCCCCGGTAGATACGGTTCGCGCCGGGCTCACGCTGGCGGCGTTGGGGGTGGTTTTTGGGGACATCGGGACGAGCCCGCTCTACGCCATGAACGCAACCCTGGCCTTCGCCGACCCCAACGGGCTGAACAAGTCCGTGCTCGGGATCGTGTCGCTGTTTTTCTGGACGCTGATGCTCGTCGTCACGGTCAAGTACCTGCTGTTCATCATGAAGGCCGACAACGAAGGCGAGGGCGGGGACTTCGCCATGCACGCGCTGCTGGAGGAGAAGATGAAGTCCTCTCGGCGCACGCCGTTTATTTTCCTGCTCATCGCCTTCGGGGCAGCTCTCTTGGTGGGGGACGGCGTGATTACCCCGTCGATTTCCGTGCTCAGCGCCATCGAGGGGCTGGAGGTGGCAGGGCCGGACATGGGACATCTGGTGGTGCCGCTTTCGCTGGCTATTTTGATCGTGCTCTTCGCGATTCAGCGCTTCGGGACCGGGGGCATCGGCAAGGCCTTCGGACCTGTCATGCTCGTTTGGTTCGCGGTGCTGGGGGCGCTCGGGGCGTACCAGCTTTTCCAACACGGCCCGGAGGTGCTCATGGCGGTCAATCCGCTTTACGGGCTGGAATTCCTCTGGCACGAGCGGGCGCAGGCGCTGATGGTACTCGGGGGCGTCGTGCTGTGTGTGACCGGGGTGGAGGCGCTCTACGCGGACATGGGGCACTTCGGGCGCAAGGCGATCCAGCGCGGCTGGCTCTTTGTCGCCATGCCGGGGCTGTTGCTGAACTACTTCGGGCAAGGGGCGCTGGCACTGGCCAGCCCGAAGCCGCCGGAGAACCTCTTTTTCAGCCTCGTGCCGCAGGGCTGGATGACGTGGGCGCTCGTCGTGCTGGCCACGGTGGCGACGGTCATCGCCTCGCAGGCAGTCATCTCGGGCGTGTTCACACTGACTCGGCAGGCGATCCAACTGCGCTACTGCCCGAACCTCTCCGTCGTGCACACCTCGAATGAGGTCGAGGGGCAGATTTACGTGCCCATCGTGAACATCCTGCTCTGCGTGTTGTGCGTGGCGACGGTGGTCATGTTCAAGACTTCGGAGTCGCTGGCGGCGGCCTACGGGATGGCGGTGACGGCGGCGATGGGTGTCACCTCGCTGGCGTACTTCTACGTCCG comes from the Ruficoccus amylovorans genome and includes:
- a CDS encoding TetR/AcrR family transcriptional regulator — its product is MGRPQHIDRNQVLDAAERIVLERGAAELTIDAVARAVGITKGGVQYCFGTKKGLIDAMVERWCHDFQAEIDERTRQTDDPVAAIVGYVEATAQTNKHSYARAAGLMAMLLQSPDHMEFVRAWYHEHLSHLDLATPEGRQARLAFMAMEGAFVLRTFGFMKMKDPEWEALYSDIRDSLPTRPPEPLTADAQAR
- a CDS encoding potassium transporter Kup, which translates into the protein MANHEDGTASESNGAIEAEQAAELSSPPDNVISSSTEGGSSPVDTVRAGLTLAALGVVFGDIGTSPLYAMNATLAFADPNGLNKSVLGIVSLFFWTLMLVVTVKYLLFIMKADNEGEGGDFAMHALLEEKMKSSRRTPFIFLLIAFGAALLVGDGVITPSISVLSAIEGLEVAGPDMGHLVVPLSLAILIVLFAIQRFGTGGIGKAFGPVMLVWFAVLGALGAYQLFQHGPEVLMAVNPLYGLEFLWHERAQALMVLGGVVLCVTGVEALYADMGHFGRKAIQRGWLFVAMPGLLLNYFGQGALALASPKPPENLFFSLVPQGWMTWALVVLATVATVIASQAVISGVFTLTRQAIQLRYCPNLSVVHTSNEVEGQIYVPIVNILLCVLCVATVVMFKTSESLAAAYGMAVTAAMGVTSLAYFYVRIKVWKKGFALSLVLLALFWVIDLSFLASNVLKFFSGAYYPLLIAGGLFVLMLTWRVGRRLIHNSIFEYLDPLDKFLQELPEKPHTPLKGTAIFLTADNHYAPVALRDQIEFYGVLREQNILLTALPDVKPVVRHGRIVEMEKLEHGFYRITFRYGYRERPDLMELLRYVRDEVGSKIDIDDVLFHFNRERVFITRARTLWLPLKMLFSFLARNSRATQERFVYPPRRAVETVHPVFL
- the shc gene encoding squalene--hopene cyclase — protein: MTPKPTDSASARPTKLIAGDAPKLLPVPASHYQTLTLDQSIQGALDWLARNQKPDGSWNDILESNCCMEAQWVLAMHFLGRTDDPKYDKIIKGIIHKQREDGSWDIYHDAELGDINTTIECYAALRSAGLGPDEEPVRRAREWIFAHGGLAKARMFTRFWLATIGEWPWDTLPIIPPEIGRIPTWAPFNIYQFASWARATFMSMSIVSARRPVVALPPDRRLDELYPHGRENFDFSFPRRLEGFWPTFFRTADKALHLWQKLPWKPGREKSIKLALEWIIRHQDADGAWGGIQPPWIYALLALHVEGYHPEHPVVAAGINAWNNHWSYERDDMIFIQASESPIWDTLLAMQAILDTGATWESFPQFEPALEYILDKQILTKGDWAMTVKDVECGGWAFERANTFYPDLDDTAVALTVLCQMRQIAPERYQKRITRAFARAEKWLRAMQSSNGGWGAFDKDNHTKALTQIPFCDFGEVLDPPSADLTGHKLEALGLMGYDMSDPAVKRAVDYIMSEQEPEGPWFGRWGVNYIYGTGLVLPGLQAVGFDMSDPRIRKCGQWLLDKQNEDGGWGETCGSYMDDALRGVGPSTPSQTGWALMALLAMNTHDYDESIQRGLDYLIRTQKNGTWEQKEYTGTGFPGYGVGERIALQGNTEALSQGRELARGFMINYNMYRHYFPLMAMARARKHFASA